AACTTACAATTTGCGACGTCGTGAAAAGTCATTGAATCTAAACTCTGTCGCTAAATGCTTTGATATATTGTATTGGAACCGCTCCGTATTTTTCAAATGTACAATGCCCCTAACCGTAGCAGTATACGGTGGGGCTACATCACCAAATTGTTCATACTCTAAATCACCAAACGGTTCAAAAGTAATTGCCTTGTTAGAGTAACTAATTTCAAGATCTAATATATGCTCTATATAATGATAGATTGAAGCACGTGCATGTTCAATAGTAATATTAGGTACTATATCGGCAACAAGGTAATCTTCATCGATGATTTTTACCTTATCGTTTAGCATCCTTAATCTTACTATATACCATAATCTTGCATTTGCCTTAATGCCTAATTGTTCTTTTATAAACGGTACTTCATCAGCCTTAATCTTTTCAAATCTAATTA
The genomic region above belongs to Staphylococcus durrellii and contains:
- the treR gene encoding trehalose operon repressor, producing the protein MSEKKFVLIYEKLKDAILSEELTYGDRIPSEHDLVERYQASRETVRKALNLLVGDGMIQKIRGKGSVVIYQNITEFPFADLMSFSEVKNELQLQYKTKVIRFEKIKADEVPFIKEQLGIKANARLWYIVRLRMLNDKVKIIDEDYLVADIVPNITIEHARASIYHYIEHILDLEISYSNKAITFEPFGDLEYEQFGDVAPPYTATVRGIVHLKNTERFQYNISKHLATEFRFNDFSRRRKL